CGCGCAAGGAGAATCGCAGGTGACATTACGCGGCGGCACCCATGTCGCCTATAGCCCCGCTTATACCTACATTGAGCAAGTTTATCTGCCTCTATTACGTCAGATGGGAGTGGAGGCTGAGGTGAGAATACGCAGTTGGGGGTGGTATCCCCAAGGCGGGGGAGAAGTGGAACTTCGCGTTAGCGGTAGGGGTGTTAGCGGTAGGGATAGGGAAACCCAACCCTTCCGGGGGATTAGCCTTCTGGAACCCGGAGAATTTCAGCAGGTGCGGGGGATTGCTGTGGTGACACAACTTCCTTCCCACATTCCCCAACGGATGGCTAGTCGCGCCGAAAATGTGTTGCATGAGGCGGCTCTCAAAGCCACTGTCCAACCCTTGCGGGAAAGGGGCGTGGCACCGGGGGCGGGGATTTTCCTTACCGCTGAGTACGAGAACAGCAAGGCTTTTTTTGGTGCTTTGGGACGTCTGGGACTGCCCGCTGATAAAGTTGCCGATCTGGCTTGTCAGGAGTTGCTGGATTTTCATAACACTGGCGCACCTGTCGATGTACACATGGGGGATCAGTTGCTATTACCAGCAGCTTTAGCTGACTCGACAAGTCAGTACCGAGTGGCGGAGATTAGCACCCACCTAACGACCAATGCGTGTGTGATTGAGCAGTTTGGGTTGGCATCGATAACGATTGATGAAGTCGATCGTCGGGTGACGGTAACACCCAACCCTGACAGATAAGTAGGGATATTTAGGCGATCGCTTCTAAATTTCCAGTTAATTTAAACACGACAAACGCTCCCATGCTGCTAATATTGCCCTCATCGCCGCAGACTTTGATGTTCACTGCTGCAACAAAATTGACCAATGGCTGACCTACCTCCTTCATTGCCACCAGGGTGTGTTCTCCGACCAGCCCGTGCGGAAGAAAAATGGTTAATTCAGCAATTATTATTAGAATTTACAAAATCTGAAGCTTTAAAATTTGACCTGAGAGTTTTAGCTTTTAACTTGGTAGTTTTGATTGTATTGACTTTTTTTATGCTAACAATTGGGCAAATTATCAAAACCCTTGTTTCTAATCTCTTGGTCGGAACTTTTTTATTTATTCTCCTGGCGGGTATTTTTATGATTACCCTTTCTTTTGCCGCTTCCTTTATTCTGTTTTTATTCTCAATTTTTACCTACGCTTTCATCAATTGGTCGCGGTTCTGGGTGATTGAATGTAATGGAAGCCTAGTAGCTTGCGGTGAAATAAACGGCTACGGTACGCACTCCATGCTCTATTACTTATTTGTGAAACCTGTCTGGCGCAGTCAGCAGCTAGGTTCCTATCTAGTGAAGCGTCTTGTTCAAGAAGCGACCCACCCCCTCTATTTAGTCTGTAAGCCTAAATTAGTACGATTTTATTCTCAACTAGGCTTTACGATTGTTCCTTGGCGAGAAATCTCACAGCCCCTGAAGTCAAGTTTTCAAATTTTCCAACTGGATACCCTAATGAGTGGAAATGTTTGGACAGTGATGCGGTATCAAAGTTAGAAAAATCAGGGATCTTACAAAAATCCCCGACAAGCGCCGGGGATTTTTGGGATTTAATTCTTAAGGAACATCAATCGGAATCAAGGCGTTTTCAGGCACATAGCTACTAAAGCGTTCGCCATCTGCCAAAACCGCTACCATTCGCAACGGAAAATCTGGGCCGATTTGCAAATCTGCCCAAGGAACTGCCACTTCCAAACACTTATTTAAACCCACTTGAGCGCGGCTGAACCGAGGATGCCACTTGAGATTTTCCCCAGCCTCCTCAAACTCAATCGTTTGAGTCAGTAAGTTAATCCCTAAATGGTGGTGGAACAGATAGTTCAATGGCGCTTCGTCGGGTAAATTCTCTAGCGGAATGGGGCTATTGTGCATCGTTTGGTTGGGATAGAACCACAGCAAATGCAACTCTGGCGGACAGCCCTTACCCGGTTGAATGCCGGTCTGGAAGTCCAGTCTTAGATAGAAGTTAAGGTGATCCACCCCGTACCAAAGACGCTGAACGGCACTGCTCTTATGCATCGTACCCCGCGATCCCCCGACATCGATCCGACCGGCGCGATCCCAATCCTGTTCGTCACCCAGTCCATCAATGGTGGGATGAATAAAGCCTTCGGGTCGGTGATCTCCCCGCGCTTCGTGAGCTTCTACGGGTTGGCGCAAGTTCGGCGGGATTGGCTCATTTAACGCCTGGTAAATCGCACACAGGTGTTCCCGGAATAACTGGTCGAACATGGCATCTTGGTTTGAGGAATGACCTTCGCCAAACCACCAGAACCAATCGGAACCTTCCGCGGCGTACAAAGCTTCCCAAACTTCTGGATTGTTTTCCTCAGTTGCTTCTGGATGGCTAGCCAAGACTTTCCGCGCATCCTCTAAGAGATCCCAAGCGCGATTTTTGGCGGGATCGCCAATCCAAGTCGTGAAGCTGCCATCGACCCAAGAGCCGCTGTGCAGCTGCTCGGCGGGGATAGTTGCCTGGGGAGGGAACTGGTCTATAAATTCCGAAACCGTGACCAGTTTCAGCTCTGTGTGGTCGCTCAGCGTCTGATAAAGAGCTTCTAAGAAGGGCTTACCATCCAGATGGTAGTGTTCCCAGCAATTTTCGCCGTCGAGGGCAATATTGACCAGCCACGGTTGTTCTAGGGCTGTACCGCCTCCTTGCTGGCGGTGTTTCAGGGTGCGAGCGATCGCTTCCAAATGCCCCACTAAGTCGGCGGCGGCGCGGCGCGGTTCCATCGCGCCATAAGTAAAGCCAATTAAATCTGACAATCGGTGATCCCGAAACACGATTGCTAAGTCGCCGGACTCGGTTTGCAGTCGATAAGGTTGATACAGTAATTCGGGTTCGTAGACATTCCCCGCGCCGTCCCGATGGAAAAATTGCTTAATTGACCAACCCAAAACGGCTTCATCTGAGCAGATCCACTTATATCCCTGCTTGGCAATATAAGGCAAAATCTCAGGACTAACCGATTGTTCTGAAGGCCACAAACCACGCGGTTCTTGCCCAAATCGATCTTTATACATATCCCAAGATTTTTGGAGATGCCTGGGAATATCTTCAGCCCACTGGAAGCGCTGCTTCGGCAAGGTCATATTGGGTACTGCCACCCGACCGGAGTTTGTATCGTTCAGTAAGGGCAAAATCGGGTGCGTGTAAGGCGTTGTCGTTACTTCCAGTTGCCCCGCTTCCTGCATCTGCCGGTGCTGCGGAATGATCCGGCTCAATATTTCTCGCTGTTTGGAGAAAATTCGCTGGCGATCGCTTAAAGTAAAGTTTCTTCCCTGCTTCAACCACCCCTCAATCTCTGGATCGTCCCAAAACAAAGGATCAATCCACGCCAGATTATGCCAAGCGAGCAAATCGCTATAATCTTGGGGATTCCAATTTGTCCAACACCATTCTTCACCTTTTTCTTGACGTTGCCCGTAAAGCTCTCCGTAGCGGGGATGAGGGTCAATTAAGGTATGGTGATTGGCATCAAAAAAATGGTCAATAATAAATCTTTTTTGTTCATCACTCAGTTGCTGTTCCGGCGTCAAAGCTGCGGCTAGATATGGGTCCATCGCCGTGCCAGCGACATAATCCTCTAACTGCAAAATCAAAGACGGCACGAGATTAACCGTTTGATGCAGCTTCGGATAACGAGCCAGCAGCAGCACTAAATCTAGGTAATCTTTCGTTCCATGCAGACGCACCCAAGGCAAGCGATACTGATTGACTGCGCGGCTTTTATACAGGGGCTGATGCTGATGCCAGATGAAAGAGATATAGAGAGGATGGGGCATAGGAAAAGTAAAAAGTAAAAACTAAAAAGGCAAAAGAAATATCGGTTCTATTTCTTTTGCCTTTGGCATTGAAAAGACTGGTTCAATTAAACTAAAAAGGCAAAAGAAATCAAAAAAATCTTTTGCCTTTTGCCTTTTACCTTTTGCCTTTAAAAGACTTGCTCAACTTCAGCAATTTCGGGGATAAATTCGCGCAGGCGGCGCTCAATTCCCATTCTTAGCGTCATTGCCGAACTTGGGCAAGATCCACAGGCTCCTTGGAGGCGTAGCTTCACAACTGGACCGTCGATGTCTACCAGCTCAACGTTACCACCATCGGACATTAAGTAAGGGCGCAGTTCATCCAAAACTTGTTCAACGTTTTCTGAAGTCAGTGCCAGTGTTTGTGACATGGTTAGTTTACCTTATCGAATCTTTCTTTCTATTGCAGCTATGTTGATCCTAGTTCACGCAGAGATAAAAACTCTTCGCGAGAATGGAGAACACCGGGAACCGCTGAGAGCGTATCGTAACGCCTCCAGCCTATACCGCTGCTGGTTCCAGTAACTTGACGTTCGCGTAGTTGAACTCGGTGGTCGTTTTCTGACCTTGCTCATTCGCGTGAATTACTTGCTTGGTCATCACGTAGTAATCGCCGACTTTCTCGAAGGTATCCTCAAATTGCATTTCTCTGAGCAATTCACCTGTCTGAGGATTCCGGAAGACAACATCGTAGCGACTAGCGGCGTAGCCTTCTCCGGTATCTAAACTTTCAGCGGTATCGATGACAAATGCCATTCGACCCATTACCCGACTCACCTGGCAAATTTCAGTGCCTCGGATTTTGTAGTTAGACCCCATCGCATCGCCTTTAACCAGAATTTCCGTAGCGCCGCGGGCGTCCGTTTCCCCCAGGTTAAATTCGTTCTTACCGTGAGCTTTGTCAAAAGACCCCCGCTTGCGGTGGGTAACAATATCCCTGAGCTGAGTATAGATGCTCTCTTGCACCGTTTCGTCTTCGATGCCGGTCACTTCAACAGTCATGTCGCTGTTGATGCGAATTTTGCCTTTGTAGACTTCATCACCTTGCTTGAGTTCTACATCAGCACTATATCCTGGGAAATTTGCATCCCAGGTGTAGCGGTTTTCGTAGGCAGCCCGAAACAAGTCACGAGCATTTGCTTGCTCAGTCATAGACTCTTACTTTAATCAACTTCTTTCCTAGTGTAAAAATCTTTGCAGATTATTAACACTCCCTGGCGACACAATTCGCTGAAAACCCGGATTGGGAGAGAAACCCTTAACGTTGATGCCACCTAGATTAAGAGTTCTATTGAATATGTCTGTGGCGTGGTAATCATCACTGGAGCTTGATACAGGGGTACAGTGAACATGACGGTTGAGCCGAGTCCTTCGCCATAACTGTGAAAATGAATATTACCGCCCATTGCTTCGATGAGCTTTTGAGAGATCGTGAGTCCCAGCCCCGTACCCGCATAGGGAGTTGTGTGAGAGCCATTCACTTTACCGAACAATTGAAACAGTCTGTCTCGTTTATCCTCAGGAACTCCAATCCCCGTGTCAGCCACGGTGACTACCACCATCCCAGGAAGTTCCTGATTATCAAACCTCACCGTTTTTTGAATGACTTGAGTATTAATCGTAATCTCGCCTTCACGAGTAAATTTAATCGCATTATCAACTAAATTTAAAAGGACTTGGAGTAGCCCTCGGTAGTTAGCATACAGAATAATTTCATCTAAAGTTTTTGGTTTCTCAATTTGTAAGTTTAAGTGCTTTTGGAGCGCCAAGGGAATTCTTAAGCGTTCTACTTCACTCAGGAGTTCGTTTAAATTAACTGCATCCAGGGTCAGATTTATGTTTCGCTCAGCTTCAAATTTGGCGATCGCTAAAATGTCATTAACGCTCTTCATGAGCCGGAGGGCTGAGCTGTGAGCGTCATTCATAAATTCTTGCTGCTCGGCTCGGTCTTCCGCGAGATCGTCCAAGATTAGCTTGAGGCTACAGATAATCCCATTCAGGGGAGTGCGAAGTTCGTGAGAGATAGTTGAGAGAAACTCGGTTTTCAGACAAGAAGCAGTTTCTGCAAGTTGGCGCGCCTGCTGCAATTGTTGATAAAGGTTGGCGCGAGCGATCGCTGTACCAACTTGCTCACTAAGCTCCCCCATTAGCTCGATTTCGGCGGCGCTCCATTGACGCGGACACCTCCGATCTTTACTCTCATCCTTAGATCCTAAGGCACTAGCGTACTGCTGGAGAATAATCAGACCATTAGGTTGCTCTTGATACAAACTGGCAACCGCCAAGATTGACTGTCGCTGAAATCCTTCATCGATGTTCTCTACCACAATCGGCTCTAGACTCGCTAGCGCCAGACTCAAGTAAGGACACTCGGCAATCTCAATTTCTCGATCCAGCCGCAAACTCGATGGCTCGTGAGAATATTCTGCCACTACCTGCACTTTGGAAGTAGAAATTTGATGGCAGATAAAGCACCGGCTTACGTCCAGTGTTTTTCCTAAACTCTCAACCGTTTGCTGGCAAATCGCTTTTAGATCGAGTGTGCGATGGATACTCCTAGCAATTTGGGTCAACAGTGTTTGGTGCTGCTCAGAAATTTGCTCAGTCATAGAATCTTCTTGACCTCGCAGGATAGGTTGGCGTGCTTACTTGCTCGAAATTTCATCACACACAAGGCTGACACTAGCAACAAGCAGACCTTTTGTGCTTTCAATTGGTAGCTCCAACTCAACCCAATTTCATCAATCCACGAAAGTAGCACTTACATTAACAATCCATTGAACCCATCTGTTGCGTTGAAATCATTACCGGCTCTTGATACAAAGGTACGGTGAACGTAACCGTTGAACCCAGTCCTTCGCCCATGCTGTAGAAGTTTACAACCCCACCCATTGCTTCTACCAGTCTTTGGGATATTGCCAATCCCAATCCGGTACCACCGTACTGTCGGGTGCGAGAGCCATCCACTTGGCTAAAAGATTGAAATAGTTTATCTTGCTTGTCGAGGGAGACACCAATCCCTGTATCAGCGACTTGGACTTTCACGACGCCTGGACATTCCTGCCCCCCAAACTTAAGTTTCTTTTTACTGACCTCGGCACTGACTGTGACGCCGCCTTCGTGAGTAAATTTGATCGCATTACCGATCAGGTTTAACATCACCTGGAGCAGCCGCTGGTAGTTGCCATACAGGATAATTTCATCGTAGGTGGATGGCATTTGAATGCATAAGCTCAGGTTCTTCTGGTGCGCCTGATTCCGGGTAAATTCCTCGACATCCCCGAATAGCTCTTCCAGCTTCACCTGTCCCAATTCCAGCTCCATTTTGCCTGCTTCAATTTTGGCGACATCGAGAATGTCGTTGATCAGGTTTAGGAGATGTAATGCTGAACGGTAAGCATCTTGGATAAAATCTAGTTGCTCTTCTGGCTCGTCTACTGTCCCATCTAGGATCAGCTTCAGGGAGCCAATCATGCCGTTTAGTGGTGTACGGAGTTCGTGGGAAGTATTTGCCAGAAACTCCGACTTGAGGCGAGAAGCTTCTTCTGCTTGTTCGCGGGCTTCTTCTAATTCTTTATACAGGGTGGCGTGTGCGATCGCGGTTCCCACCTGATCTGCCAGTTCTCTGACTAACTCAACTTCGGCATCGTTCCATCGTCGAGTGCGATCGCACTGTTGTAAAGCAATGACGCCATTTGGCTGGTTTTGATAGCAGGTGGAAACAACTAATACCGACTGTTGCCCAAACGCATTTACTCCAACCTGTTCTATCACAACTGGCTCGCCTTGCGTCTCCAGTGCTTGCCTTAGGTAGGGTTGCTCGGAAAGCTGTAACTGTTGCCCCAGCATCGACCGAAACGTCTCCTGGCAATACTCCGCCACCACCTGCACTTTGGGCTTAGAACTTTCGTAGTCGCAGATGATGCAGCGACTAACGTTGAGCGCTTCTCCCAGCCCTCTAACCGTTTGCTGCCAAATGGTATCCAGATCCAGCGTGCGACGGATATTCCTAGCAATCTGACTCAGCAGTTTTTGGTACTGATCTGGACTTGACACAGTTGACTCGAAAGTTGGCAGAGAGACATTAACAGGAGCCGCCATCAGAGTATACCTGTAAACTGCAAAAGGAGAAGAAGCTAATGATTACCAGCCGTTTTCTGTGATAAATGCAACCTCAAAAGATTTGCCCTGCGGCTAAAGCCGAAAACTAGAGCATTCTTTCTTTTTCATTAATCGTTCCATTCCCCTCTCGGAGGCACGGGCGGATTCCTCTCAAGGTTCCGAGTCAGTTCATCATCTCGATCTCGTTCGCCTCTAAGCCACTGCCGAATTGCCGTCTCAATGACCTTACTCGGATCGTTGGTCAGGTGCTTAATTTGTGTTAACAGTTCAGAATCAAGGTGGATAGAAATTTCCACCTTTTCGGCTGAACCCTGAGAATATCTGGCCCGATCGTTCATATCAGTACAGTGATGACATTTCCAAGCAAATTCAAAGCGGAAGAGGATGCGCCGTCCTTCCATGCTAACTGCTGATGCAAGCAACGCAGTGAGTAAAATGCGGCTCCTATCCTAAGGAGTAACAAAATTTTGCAATTCCGATCCCTAGTATGCATTCTGACATTCTCAGGGCGCTAACTGCTAGTTGCTATAGCGCTCTGTTTTCTTGTGAGGTGAGGGCGGCTAGTCCTGAAGCGTTGCCACTTTTCAGTAGAGAAGTCGTTCTCTCCTCAGAAAATTACCCTTTTTTTAAAAGGATTTTTATCAGGGCAGTTTTGCATGGCTTTAATTCCAATGTGCCCTAATCTACTTGAATACACAAGAGTTGTTTTTAAGTCTTTAGATTCACAATAGCTCTTGCTGTGTTCTCATCACCCTCCCGTGCCAAATTAAATGGTTATCGCTTCGCTTGACTGACTGTTTGACAGTTACTCAGTCCTCGGACCTCAACTCTCAGTCCTCAACTCTCAACTCTCAACTCTCAACTCTCAGTCCTCAGTCCTCAGTCCATTTCCTCAGCCCTCAGTCATGCATCTATTTTGATCGCTGTCTCTGATTTAGCTAAACAGCGCAGATTTTCTACTGTATAGTCATCGAAGGCGGTAAGTGTCCTACTCAAAGTTAAAGAATTGTCTCACGCTGACGGAAGGGACATATCTGCGGCTGTCCCAACTGCCTGGGCATCGGAAACATTACAATATTTGAAGTCCGCTGAACTTTTCAATTGCCGTTCGTGCCTTTTTGTTTGGCTATGACTGACGTACCTGTTTCTCGCATTCGTAATTTCTCCATCATTGCCCACATTGACCACGGAAAATCCACTCTGGCGGATCGCCTCTTGCAGTTTACGGGCACGGTGCAAGATCGGCAGATGAAGGAACAGTTCCTGGACAATATGGATTTAGAACGGGAGCGCGGCATCACGATTAAGCTGCAAGCAGCCCGAATGAACTATACCGCCAAGGATGGTCAGCAATACGTTCTAAATCTAATTGACACACCCGGACACGTAGATTTTTCCTATGAGGTGTCGCGTTCTCTCGCCGCTTGCGAAGGCGCACTTTTGGTAGTGGATGCCTCTCAAGGGGTGGAAGCGCAAACGCTTGCCAACGTTTATCTTGCCCTTGAAAATAATCTGGAAATTATCCCAGTTTTAAATAAAATCGATCTCCCCGGAGCTGAGCCAGATCGGGTTAAGGGAGAAATTGAAGAAATTATTGGACTGGATTGTAGCGGTGCAATTCTCGCTTCTGCAAAAGAAGGGCTTGGGATTGACGAGATCCTGGAGTCGATTGTTCACTTAATTCCGCCGCCAATAGATACGGTGTCGCAACCACTAAGAGCGTTAATTTTTGATAGTTACTATGACAGCTACCGGGGTGTAATTGTATACTTCCGGGTGATGGATGGTACGGTCAAAAAAGGCGATCGCATTCGTCTGATGGCGACCGGCAAAGAATATGAAATTGACGAGTTAGGTATCCTTGCGCCGACCCAGAAGCAGGTGAACGAACTGCACGCCGGTGAAGTGGGCTACCTGGGAGCGGCGATTAAAGCGGTGGAAGATGCTCGCGTGGGAGACACCATTACCCTAGCGAACGCCCCGGCTAAGGAGGCATTGCCCGGTTACACCGAAGCGAAACCGATGGTTTTTTGCGGCTTGTTCCCCACCGATGCTGACCAATACCCAGACTTGCGGGAAGCCCTAGAAAAACTGAAATTAAATGATGCGGCGTTGAACTACGAGCCGGAGACCTCCAGCGCGATGGGGTTTGGCTTCCGATGCGGCTTCTTGGGCTTACTCCATATGGAGATTGTTCAAGAGCGTCTAGAGCGGGAATACAATTTAGATTTGATTATCACTGCTCCTTCGGTGGTTTATCGGGTGATTACCAATAAGGGAGAGGAAGTTTACATTGATAATCCCAGCCACCTACCGCCGCCGAACGAGCGAGAAAAAATTGAGGAGCCTTATGTCAAAGTAGACATGATTACCCCAGAAGTCTACGTGGGGACTCTGATGGAGTTATGTCAAAACCGGCGTGGTGTCTTCAAAGATATGAAGTATTTAACGCAAGGGCGAACCACGCTGACTTACGAGTTACCTCTGGCGGAAGTGGTGACGGACTTTTTTGACCAAATGAAGTCCAGAACTCGCGGCTATGCCAGTATGGAATATCATTTGATTGGCTATCAGGAAAATCCCCTGGTGAAGCTAGATATCATGATCAACAATGACCCTGTTGACGCCTTGGCAATGATTGTGCATCGGGATAAGGCTTACAACGTAGGAAGGGGGTTGACAGAAAAGTTGAAGGAGCTGATTCCCAGGCATCAGTTCAAGATTCCGATTCAAGCCGCAATTGGTAGTAAGATCGTCGCCAGCGAACATATCCCCGCCTTGAGAAAAGATGTGCTTGCTAAGTGCTATGGCGGTGATATTTCTCGAAAGAAAAAGTTGTTGCAGAAGCAGGCTAAAGGTAAGAAGCGCATGAAGTCGATTGGGACAGTTGATGTACCGCAATCAGCTTTTATGGCGGTGTTGCGCCTGGATCAAGAGTAGCGCTTGAATTGAGACTACTAAATGGAGACTTACGCTGGATTCTCAAGCTTTGCTTAGGAATCCAGCGTATTTTCGTAGCTTGGCGTCTCACACGGGACACTTTCCCGGCGGAGAGGAAAAAAAGAACGAACTTGAGGCGAAGAAATGAATGCCGAGAGCGATCGCTAATCTTTACGATATCTTTATCGATATCTTCATGGATTTCTTGAAAATGCAGGTACATCTGGACACCATCGCATAGCAAGGTTAGTCTAAGATGGATTCCAACTCTTATAAAGACTCAACTGCCAAATGAGAATCTTAGTCACAGGTGGTGCTGGTTTTATCGGTTCCCATCTGATCGACCGGCTAATGGCGCAAGGGCATGAAGTCATTTGCCTCGATAACTTCTATACCGGACACAAACGCAACATTCTGAAGTGGCTGGATCATCCATATTTTGAACTAATCCGTCACGACATCACGGAACCGATCCGCTTGGAAGTGGAGCAAATTTATCACCTAGCTTGCCCCGCCTCTCCAGTACACTACCAGTTCAACCCAGTCAAGACCGTGAAAACGAATGTCCTGGGTACGCTGAATATGCTGGGACTGGCAAAGCGGGTAAAGGCAAGATTACTCTTAGCTTCCACCTCAGAAGTGTACGGCGACCCGGAGATGCATCCCCAGACAGAAGAGTATCGCGGTAGTGTCAACC
This genomic stretch from Coleofasciculus sp. FACHB-1120 harbors:
- a CDS encoding NifU family protein; its protein translation is MSQTLALTSENVEQVLDELRPYLMSDGGNVELVDIDGPVVKLRLQGACGSCPSSAMTLRMGIERRLREFIPEIAEVEQVF
- a CDS encoding GNAT family N-acetyltransferase, yielding MADLPPSLPPGCVLRPARAEEKWLIQQLLLEFTKSEALKFDLRVLAFNLVVLIVLTFFMLTIGQIIKTLVSNLLVGTFLFILLAGIFMITLSFAASFILFLFSIFTYAFINWSRFWVIECNGSLVACGEINGYGTHSMLYYLFVKPVWRSQQLGSYLVKRLVQEATHPLYLVCKPKLVRFYSQLGFTIVPWREISQPLKSSFQIFQLDTLMSGNVWTVMRYQS
- a CDS encoding glycoside hydrolase; amino-acid sequence: MPHPLYISFIWHQHQPLYKSRAVNQYRLPWVRLHGTKDYLDLVLLLARYPKLHQTVNLVPSLILQLEDYVAGTAMDPYLAAALTPEQQLSDEQKRFIIDHFFDANHHTLIDPHPRYGELYGQRQEKGEEWCWTNWNPQDYSDLLAWHNLAWIDPLFWDDPEIEGWLKQGRNFTLSDRQRIFSKQREILSRIIPQHRQMQEAGQLEVTTTPYTHPILPLLNDTNSGRVAVPNMTLPKQRFQWAEDIPRHLQKSWDMYKDRFGQEPRGLWPSEQSVSPEILPYIAKQGYKWICSDEAVLGWSIKQFFHRDGAGNVYEPELLYQPYRLQTESGDLAIVFRDHRLSDLIGFTYGAMEPRRAAADLVGHLEAIARTLKHRQQGGGTALEQPWLVNIALDGENCWEHYHLDGKPFLEALYQTLSDHTELKLVTVSEFIDQFPPQATIPAEQLHSGSWVDGSFTTWIGDPAKNRAWDLLEDARKVLASHPEATEENNPEVWEALYAAEGSDWFWWFGEGHSSNQDAMFDQLFREHLCAIYQALNEPIPPNLRQPVEAHEARGDHRPEGFIHPTIDGLGDEQDWDRAGRIDVGGSRGTMHKSSAVQRLWYGVDHLNFYLRLDFQTGIQPGKGCPPELHLLWFYPNQTMHNSPIPLENLPDEAPLNYLFHHHLGINLLTQTIEFEEAGENLKWHPRFSRAQVGLNKCLEVAVPWADLQIGPDFPLRMVAVLADGERFSSYVPENALIPIDVP
- the rtcA gene encoding RNA 3'-terminal phosphate cyclase, translating into MIYIDGSYGEGGGQVLRTSLSLAAIAGHPIQIGRVRAGRKKPGLAAQHLTAVRAAAAICGAKVQGDTLGSTALEFIPGDSIQPGKYTFDVTEAQEGGSAGAITLVLQTILLPLAIAQGESQVTLRGGTHVAYSPAYTYIEQVYLPLLRQMGVEAEVRIRSWGWYPQGGGEVELRVSGRGVSGRDRETQPFRGISLLEPGEFQQVRGIAVVTQLPSHIPQRMASRAENVLHEAALKATVQPLRERGVAPGAGIFLTAEYENSKAFFGALGRLGLPADKVADLACQELLDFHNTGAPVDVHMGDQLLLPAALADSTSQYRVAEISTHLTTNACVIEQFGLASITIDEVDRRVTVTPNPDR
- the lepA gene encoding translation elongation factor 4 is translated as MTDVPVSRIRNFSIIAHIDHGKSTLADRLLQFTGTVQDRQMKEQFLDNMDLERERGITIKLQAARMNYTAKDGQQYVLNLIDTPGHVDFSYEVSRSLAACEGALLVVDASQGVEAQTLANVYLALENNLEIIPVLNKIDLPGAEPDRVKGEIEEIIGLDCSGAILASAKEGLGIDEILESIVHLIPPPIDTVSQPLRALIFDSYYDSYRGVIVYFRVMDGTVKKGDRIRLMATGKEYEIDELGILAPTQKQVNELHAGEVGYLGAAIKAVEDARVGDTITLANAPAKEALPGYTEAKPMVFCGLFPTDADQYPDLREALEKLKLNDAALNYEPETSSAMGFGFRCGFLGLLHMEIVQERLEREYNLDLIITAPSVVYRVITNKGEEVYIDNPSHLPPPNEREKIEEPYVKVDMITPEVYVGTLMELCQNRRGVFKDMKYLTQGRTTLTYELPLAEVVTDFFDQMKSRTRGYASMEYHLIGYQENPLVKLDIMINNDPVDALAMIVHRDKAYNVGRGLTEKLKELIPRHQFKIPIQAAIGSKIVASEHIPALRKDVLAKCYGGDISRKKKLLQKQAKGKKRMKSIGTVDVPQSAFMAVLRLDQE
- a CDS encoding DUF3386 domain-containing protein, with amino-acid sequence MTEQANARDLFRAAYENRYTWDANFPGYSADVELKQGDEVYKGKIRINSDMTVEVTGIEDETVQESIYTQLRDIVTHRKRGSFDKAHGKNEFNLGETDARGATEILVKGDAMGSNYKIRGTEICQVSRVMGRMAFVIDTAESLDTGEGYAASRYDVVFRNPQTGELLREMQFEDTFEKVGDYYVMTKQVIHANEQGQKTTTEFNYANVKLLEPAAV
- a CDS encoding type II toxin-antitoxin system CcdA family antitoxin — protein: MNDRARYSQGSAEKVEISIHLDSELLTQIKHLTNDPSKVIETAIRQWLRGERDRDDELTRNLERNPPVPPRGEWND
- a CDS encoding ATP-binding protein translates to MTEQISEQHQTLLTQIARSIHRTLDLKAICQQTVESLGKTLDVSRCFICHQISTSKVQVVAEYSHEPSSLRLDREIEIAECPYLSLALASLEPIVVENIDEGFQRQSILAVASLYQEQPNGLIILQQYASALGSKDESKDRRCPRQWSAAEIELMGELSEQVGTAIARANLYQQLQQARQLAETASCLKTEFLSTISHELRTPLNGIICSLKLILDDLAEDRAEQQEFMNDAHSSALRLMKSVNDILAIAKFEAERNINLTLDAVNLNELLSEVERLRIPLALQKHLNLQIEKPKTLDEIILYANYRGLLQVLLNLVDNAIKFTREGEITINTQVIQKTVRFDNQELPGMVVVTVADTGIGVPEDKRDRLFQLFGKVNGSHTTPYAGTGLGLTISQKLIEAMGGNIHFHSYGEGLGSTVMFTVPLYQAPVMITTPQTYSIELLI